A genomic window from Candidatus Eremiobacteraceae bacterium includes:
- a CDS encoding glycosyltransferase, protein MQILGERPATKERSILFLFSDTGGGHRASALAIDAGLRALATTLKIRTQHVDAFASCGTFPLREGVASYGSMLKVQPSPYPAIFHLTNGRTRFRVIAELGKPFIRRNFRRMLQEIKPDLVVSVHPLLNVYARQMLDAAGSRAPLVTVITDLVTIHHSWTAAGAADHYVVGSPEARGVCADRGIPLSRIHDFGLPIRAGFSPAPADRHDAKAALGLDPSRRTLLVMAGGEGGGRVPRLLQGIAPVLRELDLQIVAIAGKNVGLRRKLGALGETLGRDARILGFVENVADYMRAVDALLTKAGPGTIAEAAACGLPVIVCDFISGQEAGNLDYVISRRAGIVAMDPGSVDSALRRLFASGNERTLEEMRAKALASARPDAAQRIGELLLELMKTSVAAAVRGA, encoded by the coding sequence GTGCAAATCCTGGGTGAGCGCCCGGCGACCAAAGAACGCAGCATCCTCTTCCTGTTCTCGGACACCGGCGGCGGTCATCGCGCATCCGCGCTCGCGATAGACGCGGGTTTGCGCGCACTTGCCACGACCCTGAAGATCCGGACTCAACACGTCGATGCGTTTGCGTCGTGCGGTACGTTTCCATTGCGCGAGGGCGTGGCGTCATATGGCTCGATGCTGAAAGTGCAGCCGAGCCCATACCCTGCGATTTTCCATCTCACCAATGGCCGCACGCGCTTTCGCGTGATCGCCGAGTTGGGCAAACCGTTCATCCGCCGCAATTTCCGGCGCATGCTCCAGGAGATCAAGCCGGATCTCGTCGTCTCCGTCCATCCGCTTTTGAACGTCTACGCGCGACAGATGCTCGATGCAGCGGGATCGCGCGCGCCGCTCGTCACGGTGATCACCGATCTCGTCACCATCCATCACAGTTGGACCGCGGCCGGTGCAGCCGATCACTACGTCGTGGGATCGCCTGAAGCGCGCGGCGTCTGCGCCGATCGCGGCATCCCGCTCTCGCGGATCCATGATTTCGGCCTGCCGATCCGCGCGGGATTTTCGCCGGCGCCTGCTGACCGGCATGATGCGAAAGCCGCGCTCGGACTCGATCCCTCTCGCCGCACGTTGCTCGTCATGGCGGGCGGCGAAGGCGGCGGCCGCGTTCCGCGGCTCCTTCAGGGGATCGCGCCGGTGCTGCGCGAGCTCGATCTACAGATCGTCGCGATCGCCGGCAAGAACGTCGGATTGCGGCGCAAACTCGGAGCGCTCGGCGAAACCCTCGGTCGCGACGCGCGCATCTTGGGATTTGTGGAGAACGTCGCGGATTATATGCGCGCCGTCGATGCGCTGTTGACCAAAGCCGGGCCCGGCACGATCGCGGAGGCCGCCGCGTGCGGTCTGCCGGTGATCGTCTGCGATTTTATCTCGGGTCAAGAGGCGGGCAATCTCGACTACGTGATCTCACGGCGCGCCGGTATCGTCGCGATGGATCCGGGTTCGGTCGATTCTGCTCTTCGCCGTCTTTTTGCGTCGGGAAACGAAAGGACGCTGGAAGAAATGCGCGCCAAAGCGCTCGCGAGCGCGCGGCCCGACGCGGCCCAACGTATCGGCGAACTCTTGCTCGAGCTCATGAAGACTTCGGTGGCCGCCGCCGTTCGCGGCGCCTGA
- a CDS encoding ROK family protein yields MKYAIGIDLGGSHTMAAIVDERGRIVSKFKRELTAHDPSYVVAEIAKVVGKACRALRGKNLVGIGLGSPGNIDGKSGVIRYSPNFGWHDVPLGALLHKKLDQRVHILNDARCAALGEYEHGSGRGTKDFVLITLGTGIGGGIVAGGRLVLGASMAAGEVGHHQIRPTDGFVCNCGKTGCFEAQASGTGMLRHALALAPSFPRSVLLAGDPAAWGSKMIREAMLAGDGHAVATWARWLDDLSVGVANIIAFVNPEVIALGGGAGQADKRVLAAPLTQMVDKLTTMSPRGQTKIVSAKLGNDAGAVGAATLAFRGGIKALR; encoded by the coding sequence ATGAAGTACGCTATCGGGATCGATCTCGGCGGTTCGCACACGATGGCGGCGATCGTCGACGAGCGCGGCCGGATCGTGAGCAAGTTCAAGAGAGAGCTCACAGCCCACGATCCGTCGTATGTGGTAGCCGAAATCGCGAAGGTCGTCGGCAAAGCGTGTCGTGCGCTTCGCGGCAAGAACCTTGTCGGCATCGGGCTCGGTTCGCCCGGCAACATCGACGGCAAGTCCGGCGTGATCCGCTACTCTCCGAACTTCGGCTGGCACGACGTTCCGCTCGGCGCGCTCCTGCACAAGAAGCTCGATCAACGCGTCCACATCCTCAACGACGCGCGCTGCGCCGCGCTCGGCGAATATGAGCATGGATCCGGCCGCGGCACGAAAGACTTCGTACTGATAACCTTAGGAACGGGCATCGGCGGCGGCATCGTCGCCGGAGGAAGGCTCGTCCTGGGCGCTTCGATGGCAGCAGGCGAGGTCGGCCACCATCAGATCAGGCCTACGGACGGATTTGTCTGCAATTGCGGCAAGACGGGATGTTTCGAAGCGCAGGCGTCGGGCACCGGCATGCTTCGTCATGCGCTCGCCCTTGCACCGTCATTTCCGCGCAGCGTGCTGCTCGCCGGCGATCCGGCGGCATGGGGATCGAAGATGATCCGCGAGGCGATGCTGGCGGGCGATGGGCATGCGGTGGCGACTTGGGCTCGCTGGCTTGACGATCTCTCGGTCGGTGTCGCAAATATCATCGCGTTCGTCAACCCCGAAGTCATCGCGCTCGGCGGCGGGGCCGGACAGGCGGATAAACGGGTTCTTGCCGCACCGTTGACGCAGATGGTGGACAAGCTCACGACGATGTCGCCGCGCGGACAGACGAAGATCGTCTCCGCGAAACTCGGCAACGACGCCGGCGCGGTCGGAGCGGCGACGCTCGCGTTCCGCGGCGGCATCAAAGCTCTCCGCTAG
- the opp4C gene encoding oligopeptide ABC transporter permease, with protein sequence MAVQTGQIAPNLAHIAVAVQDDDYARERHLTWRKFKRHRLAVAGAVVLLIIIIGAVFAPAFTRFDPAAIDNVWQGTPLAPGVAGHWLGTDEVGRDLWARLLFGGRISLTIGLFAVIIEVLLGSFIGAIAGYFGGWVDGVLMRITDAFLCIPLLPLLLVLTAIVAAESTKAALNFGSIVLIIGFLSWMPVARLVRGAFLSLREKEFCEAARAIGSSHFRIMFRHLLPNAMAPIVVQATLDVANVIILESVLSFLGFGIQPPTASWGSMLANAQENISIAWWAAVYPGLCIFATVLAINYMGDGLRDALDPNVR encoded by the coding sequence ATGGCAGTTCAGACGGGCCAGATCGCTCCTAACCTCGCGCACATCGCCGTCGCCGTGCAAGACGATGACTACGCGCGCGAACGCCATCTGACGTGGCGCAAATTCAAGCGGCACCGTCTCGCCGTCGCCGGCGCGGTGGTGCTGCTGATCATTATCATCGGCGCCGTCTTCGCGCCCGCATTCACCCGGTTCGACCCGGCTGCGATCGACAATGTCTGGCAGGGAACACCGCTTGCTCCCGGTGTCGCCGGGCACTGGCTCGGAACGGACGAAGTGGGCCGCGACCTGTGGGCGCGTCTGCTCTTCGGCGGCCGCATCTCACTGACGATCGGTCTGTTCGCCGTGATCATCGAGGTGCTGCTCGGCAGTTTTATCGGCGCGATCGCGGGATACTTCGGCGGCTGGGTCGACGGTGTGCTCATGCGCATCACCGATGCATTCTTGTGCATCCCGCTCTTACCGCTCTTGCTCGTGCTCACCGCGATCGTGGCGGCCGAGTCGACGAAAGCCGCGCTCAACTTCGGGTCGATCGTGCTGATCATCGGGTTCCTGTCGTGGATGCCGGTCGCGCGGCTCGTGCGCGGCGCGTTCTTGAGTCTTCGCGAAAAAGAATTCTGCGAGGCCGCCAGGGCGATCGGCAGCAGTCATTTTCGCATCATGTTCCGGCATCTTCTGCCGAACGCGATGGCGCCGATCGTCGTTCAGGCGACGCTCGACGTGGCGAACGTCATCATCCTCGAGTCGGTGCTCTCGTTCCTCGGCTTCGGTATACAGCCGCCGACGGCGTCGTGGGGAAGCATGCTCGCGAACGCGCAGGAGAACATCTCCATCGCGTGGTGGGCCGCGGTCTATCCGGGCCTCTGCATCTTTGCGACAGTCCTTGCGATCAACTACATGGGTGACGGCCTGCGCGACGCGCTGGACCCCAACGTCCGATAG
- a CDS encoding citrate/2-methylcitrate synthase, whose protein sequence is MTVNPGLEGVVVGETALSLVAGEEGRLTYRGYDISDLAQHASFEETSYLLWNGRLPNAAELSEFRSQMASRRALPESILQGLRGAPHDAWPMDVLRTIVSAVALHEPVRADGTHVSDVNTAMRLTAVAATGVAAWDRIRHGLEPIAPRTDLGHAENFLYMKNGEPPSKLAARAFDTYLVLLADHGFNASTFAARVATSTWSDMYAAATAAVATLQGDLHGGAPGKVMKMILDIGSPDKAEAYVRAIVDKGGRIMGIGHREYKVRDPRAEPLEKMASELGRAAGTPQWYDIARKLEDVSVQVLNEKKPGRRLYANVEFYTAPTLYALGIEPDSFTCAFACSRMAGWTAHVMEQMNDNRLIRPQVKYTGLVGLPWLPMEKR, encoded by the coding sequence ATCACGGTCAACCCAGGTCTGGAAGGCGTCGTCGTCGGGGAAACAGCTTTAAGCCTCGTCGCAGGCGAGGAAGGCCGCCTCACCTATAGAGGCTACGACATCTCCGATCTGGCACAACACGCATCGTTCGAAGAGACGTCATATCTGCTCTGGAACGGCCGCCTGCCGAATGCGGCGGAGTTAAGCGAATTTCGCAGCCAGATGGCGTCACGCCGCGCGCTGCCGGAATCCATCCTGCAAGGTCTACGCGGTGCGCCGCACGATGCGTGGCCGATGGACGTCCTGCGGACTATCGTTTCGGCGGTCGCGCTGCACGAACCGGTGCGTGCGGACGGCACGCACGTGTCGGACGTGAACACGGCGATGCGACTGACGGCCGTTGCCGCCACGGGCGTGGCCGCATGGGACCGGATCAGACACGGACTCGAACCGATCGCGCCGCGAACCGATCTCGGGCACGCCGAGAACTTCCTGTACATGAAGAACGGCGAACCCCCGAGCAAACTTGCGGCACGCGCATTCGACACCTACCTCGTCCTGCTCGCCGATCACGGCTTCAACGCATCGACATTCGCGGCGCGCGTGGCGACGAGCACGTGGTCCGACATGTACGCCGCTGCGACGGCAGCAGTCGCGACGCTCCAAGGTGATCTCCATGGCGGCGCTCCAGGCAAAGTCATGAAGATGATCCTCGACATCGGATCGCCGGATAAGGCCGAAGCATACGTCCGCGCCATCGTGGACAAGGGCGGCCGGATCATGGGCATCGGCCATCGCGAGTATAAGGTGCGCGATCCGCGCGCTGAACCGCTCGAGAAGATGGCAAGCGAACTCGGGCGCGCGGCTGGAACGCCGCAATGGTACGATATCGCGCGCAAGCTCGAAGACGTCTCCGTCCAGGTGCTCAACGAGAAAAAACCTGGCCGCCGGTTGTATGCGAACGTCGAGTTCTATACGGCGCCGACGCTGTACGCCTTGGGCATCGAACCGGACAGCTTCACGTGCGCGTTCGCCTGTAGCCGGATGGCCGGCTGGACGGCGCACGTCATGGAGCAGATGAACGACAACCGGTTGATCAGACCGCAGGTGAAGTACACGGGTCTTGTCGGATTGCCGTGGCTGCCGATGGAGAAACGGTAA
- a CDS encoding ATP-binding protein has protein sequence MALACFLLYVYLLALWEEENRKRDALHDKEDMTNALAPQTTPGRTGIMSKYQSTFKSTAKNIAKARADVRKHAAQLFSGQELADIESAVGEALSNSAEHGAGSDGEIELRCYVERREFVIEVKDSGPGFESWSATDATRPLASAERGYGIFIMRELMDSISYSENGSRLRLMKRLPQ, from the coding sequence GTGGCGCTCGCCTGCTTCCTCCTTTATGTGTATCTTCTTGCTTTGTGGGAAGAAGAAAACAGAAAGCGCGACGCACTTCATGACAAAGAGGACATGACAAACGCACTGGCACCACAAACAACGCCGGGCCGAACGGGAATCATGTCGAAATACCAATCAACATTTAAGAGTACAGCGAAGAACATCGCGAAGGCGCGCGCCGATGTACGCAAGCACGCGGCTCAATTGTTCTCAGGACAGGAACTCGCCGACATCGAATCGGCCGTCGGCGAAGCCTTATCCAATTCAGCGGAACACGGCGCCGGCTCGGATGGCGAAATCGAATTACGCTGCTATGTTGAGCGGCGCGAATTCGTCATCGAGGTCAAGGACAGCGGACCTGGGTTCGAGAGTTGGAGCGCGACGGATGCTACTCGGCCATTGGCGAGCGCCGAACGCGGTTACGGTATTTTCATCATGCGCGAGCTCATGGATAGCATTTCGTACAGCGAGAACGGCTCGCGCCTCCGCTTGATGAAGCGGCTACCTCAATAA
- a CDS encoding ABC transporter permease: protein MLNYTIRRTFQALPLLLLISIMMFLILNKMPGGPLAAYMQNPHITAADIARLRHNFGLDRPLYVQYFDWLGKALHGDLGWSQVNSTTVVEAMSERLPATFELMSVSFVLALAIGMTFGLIAAIKPYSGFDYFVTTFAFFGMSMPVFWLAIMMQMLFSVNGIHFPPAGMEKYTFGYRLDFSLPSAGNVSTGGGDFWDHLRHLIMPATALALLNIATWSRFTRASMQEVLHTDYMRTAAAKGLTFSKMLFKHGMKNGLMPVVTIIALSLPGLVSGAVVTETIFAWPGMGRLFIVGLQQQDFPLLMGYLMIVSVLVVLFNLLADLAYGWLDPRVKYD from the coding sequence ATGCTGAATTACACGATTCGCCGCACGTTCCAAGCGCTGCCATTGCTCTTGCTCATCAGCATCATGATGTTCTTGATTCTGAACAAGATGCCGGGCGGGCCGCTTGCTGCGTACATGCAGAACCCGCATATCACGGCAGCCGATATCGCACGGCTGAGGCACAATTTCGGCCTTGACCGGCCGCTCTACGTGCAGTACTTCGATTGGCTTGGTAAGGCGCTGCACGGCGATCTCGGCTGGTCGCAAGTGAATTCGACGACCGTGGTGGAGGCCATGAGCGAGCGGCTGCCGGCCACGTTCGAGCTTATGAGCGTCTCGTTCGTCCTCGCACTCGCGATCGGCATGACGTTCGGCCTCATCGCGGCGATCAAGCCGTATTCCGGCTTCGACTATTTCGTCACGACGTTCGCATTCTTCGGGATGTCCATGCCGGTGTTCTGGCTCGCGATCATGATGCAGATGCTGTTCTCGGTCAACGGCATCCATTTTCCGCCGGCCGGGATGGAGAAATACACCTTCGGGTATAGGCTGGACTTCTCGCTGCCCTCGGCCGGGAATGTCTCGACCGGCGGCGGCGATTTCTGGGATCATCTGAGGCATCTCATCATGCCGGCGACGGCGCTCGCATTGCTGAACATCGCGACGTGGTCGCGTTTCACGCGCGCATCGATGCAGGAAGTTCTCCACACCGACTATATGCGCACCGCGGCGGCTAAGGGATTGACGTTCTCCAAGATGCTCTTCAAGCACGGCATGAAGAACGGGCTGATGCCAGTCGTCACGATCATAGCGCTCAGTTTGCCGGGTCTGGTCAGCGGTGCTGTCGTGACGGAAACCATCTTCGCGTGGCCGGGCATGGGCCGGCTCTTCATCGTCGGACTGCAGCAGCAAGACTTCCCGCTCTTGATGGGCTACCTGATGATCGTCTCCGTGCTCGTCGTTCTGTTCAACTTGCTGGCCGATCTTGCATACGGCTGGCTCGACCCCCGCGTGAAGTACGACTGA